The genomic window CCATATTACGCAATTATATTTACGGCATTATTAAGCGACGACCTTACAGGATACGACGAAACTGCTGAACGTATGATGGAGCTTGCCAAGGAACATGAGGGCTTCTGTGGTATGGAAGAGATTGGCGACAAATGGGAAATTAATATCTCCTATTGGGAAGACCTAGACTCAATCAGAGCCTGGAAAGCTAACTCAGAACATTTAACCGCTCAAGAGCGAGGCAGAAAACAGTGGTACGAGTGTTTCAAAATGCGTATTGCCAAAGTGGAAAGAGATTACGAATTCGACAAGAGCAATTCTTAAGATAGGCCTATGGCCAAAAATAAATACCAACAATATAATTTTTCGGGCATAGATGACTTCTTAGAATTTATTAATGAAGATGAACAGCTTATCGTTGAGCGCTTACGGCATTTGATTTTTTTGCATGCCCGATTGCAAGGAGAAGTTAGCTTACAACGTTACTTTCTACCATCTCAACCGACGTGTATGCTTTATTTGGCCTGCTTCTATTCAATGGGGGAAAACAAAACACCAAGGTGTTAACCTCGGTTTCTGTAGCGCTAATCTCATGCAAGACGAAATTAACTATCTAGGAAAAGGCACTTGCAAAGAAGTGTATTGGAAAACCTTTAATGATGTTTCTGAAATTGATGTAGATATAGTCCGTACTTATCTATTTGAAGCGGTAGATGTCGACAGGAAGTATTTCAGTAAGAAATAATCTAAGCCTGACCTTTACCCTCTTCTTTTTCCTGCTTCGCTTTGGCTTCTTTAAGCATATCCACGCCTAATAGACCAGATTGAATTTCAGATTGAAGGCTTCCAACTGAACTCGGAGAATAAGGCATGAAAATCGTGCTTACATTACCTTCAGACAATCTACTTATTGTATCATAGTGCTGTGTCATAAAAAGCATATTCATTACTTGCTGTCCGCTTACGCCATCTTCCATCGCTCCTTTTACTTCCTCTACAGAATGCTTAAGACCGTTGGCAATTGCAATTCTCTGATTTGCGATACCCTCTCCTTGTAACTTCTTACTTTGAGCTTCTGCTTCGGCTGCTGTTACAACCTTAATTTTCTCTGCTTCGGCATATTCCTTAGCAGCTTCCTTCATTCGTTTAGCGGCGTTAATCTCATTCATTGAGTTCTTTACTTTAGAGTCTGGATCTATATCTGTTACCAAAGCCTTGATGATTTCAAATCCAAACTCACTAATTGTTTCTGTTAGTTCATCCCTCACCGCATTTGCGATTCTATCCTTCTCACTAAACACCTCATCCAGAATTAATTTTGGAACTTCAGAACGAATCGAGTCAAATACATATGATTGGATTTGTTGTCCAGGATTATCAAATTGATAATGGGCCTTTCTTATTCCCTCTGGATTCCCTGTTAC from Flavobacteriales bacterium includes these protein-coding regions:
- a CDS encoding antibiotic biosynthesis monooxygenase, translating into MIVKTPSAPYYAIIFTALLSDDLTGYDETAERMMELAKEHEGFCGMEEIGDKWEINISYWEDLDSIRAWKANSEHLTAQERGRKQWYECFKMRIAKVERDYEFDKSNS
- a CDS encoding DUF1801 domain-containing protein encodes the protein MPDCKEKLAYNVTFYHLNRRVCFIWPASIQWGKTKHQGVNLGFCSANLMQDEINYLGKGTCKEVYWKTFNDVSEIDVDIVRTYLFEAVDVDRKYFSKK
- a CDS encoding SPFH domain-containing protein, which produces MDGFSISTTVFSVLSMLFLFNAIFTVKQKTAVVIERLGKFLRVAEPGLQFKIPIIDQKAGLVNLRVMELPVEIETKTKDDVFVRLIVSVQYFVTGNPEGIRKAHYQFDNPGQQIQSYVFDSIRSEVPKLILDEVFSEKDRIANAVRDELTETISEFGFEIIKALVTDIDPDSKVKNSMNEINAAKRMKEAAKEYAEAEKIKVVTAAEAEAQSKKLQGEGIANQRIAIANGLKHSVEEVKGAMEDGVSGQQVMNMLFMTQHYDTISRLSEGNVSTIFMPYSPSSVGSLQSEIQSGLLGVDMLKEAKAKQEKEEGKGQA